A section of the Pseudomonas sp. FP453 genome encodes:
- a CDS encoding hydrolase, with protein sequence MKPCAETFKPAFGLGNPHLQTLWGPLWRPTTHIERQRERLWLDDGDFLDLDWHGPHDAQAPLVLVLHGLTGSSNSPYVAGLQKALARQGWASAALNWRGCSGEPNLLARSYHSGASEDLAAAIAHLRAKRPLAPLYAVGYSLGGNVLLKHLGETGAAAGLQGAAAVSVPFRLDQCADRIGLGFSRVYQKHFMREMLTYIRVKQRRFLQDGRADGLKTLEALGSLEKMRTFWDFDGRVTAPLHGFLSAEDYYRRASSRYYLGEIRTPTLIIHAADDPFVFAHSLPEAGELSDCTEFELLAKGGHVGFVGGSLKRPSYYLEHRIPRWLLTQHG encoded by the coding sequence ATGAAGCCTTGCGCTGAAACATTCAAACCCGCCTTCGGCCTCGGCAACCCCCACCTGCAAACGCTGTGGGGGCCGCTGTGGCGCCCCACGACCCACATCGAACGCCAACGCGAGCGCCTGTGGCTGGACGACGGCGACTTCCTCGACCTCGACTGGCACGGCCCCCACGACGCCCAGGCGCCGTTGGTGCTGGTGCTGCACGGGCTGACCGGCTCATCCAACTCGCCCTACGTCGCCGGCCTGCAAAAAGCCCTCGCCCGCCAAGGCTGGGCCAGCGCAGCGCTGAACTGGCGTGGGTGTTCGGGGGAGCCGAACCTGTTAGCGCGCAGCTATCACTCCGGCGCCAGCGAAGACCTGGCCGCCGCGATTGCTCATCTGCGTGCCAAGCGACCGTTGGCGCCGCTGTATGCGGTGGGTTACTCGCTGGGGGGCAATGTGTTGCTCAAGCACCTGGGTGAGACCGGCGCGGCAGCGGGGTTGCAGGGCGCGGCAGCGGTGTCGGTGCCGTTTCGCCTGGATCAATGCGCGGACCGTATCGGCCTGGGCTTTTCGCGGGTTTATCAGAAGCACTTCATGCGGGAAATGCTGACGTATATCCGCGTCAAGCAGCGTCGGTTCCTGCAGGACGGCCGCGCGGACGGGCTGAAGACCCTGGAAGCCTTGGGTTCGCTGGAGAAGATGCGCACGTTCTGGGATTTCGATGGGCGCGTGACGGCGCCGTTGCACGGGTTCCTCAGTGCCGAGGACTACTATCGCCGCGCGTCGAGTCGCTATTACCTGGGTGAGATTCGTACGCCGACGCTGATCATTCATGCGGCGGATGATCCGTTTGTGTTTGCCCACAGCTTGCCGGAGGCTGGTGAGTTGTCGGATTGCACCGAATTTGAATTACTGGCAAAAGGCGGTCACGTGGGATTTGTCGGCGGATCACTCAAGCGCCCAAGCTACTACCTCGAACACCGCATCCCCCGATGGCTACTGACACAACACGGTTAA
- the rsmD gene encoding 16S rRNA (guanine(966)-N(2))-methyltransferase RsmD, producing MASTSRPKKPVHNVHNGVGQLRIIGGEWGSRKLSFPDVVGLRPTPDRVRETLFNWLAPYIGGAKVLDPFAGSGALFLEALSRGAAQAQALDASNVAVSSLKEHLGTLRCTNGQVQTADALRYLETQPASEYDVVFLDPPFNQNLLPTVCALLEERQWLAPDAWIYTESETAPSTLGLPGAWRLHREQKSGRVYYALWHRLVE from the coding sequence ATGGCCAGTACATCTCGCCCGAAAAAACCCGTCCACAACGTCCACAACGGCGTGGGCCAACTGCGCATCATTGGCGGTGAATGGGGCAGCCGCAAGCTGAGCTTCCCCGACGTCGTGGGCCTGCGCCCAACGCCAGACCGCGTGCGTGAAACCCTGTTCAACTGGCTCGCACCGTACATCGGCGGCGCCAAGGTGCTGGACCCGTTCGCCGGCAGCGGCGCGTTGTTCCTGGAGGCGCTGTCCCGTGGCGCCGCCCAGGCCCAGGCGCTGGATGCCAGCAATGTCGCGGTCTCCAGCCTCAAGGAACACTTGGGCACCCTGCGCTGCACCAACGGCCAGGTGCAAACCGCCGACGCCCTGCGCTACCTGGAAACCCAGCCGGCCAGCGAGTACGACGTGGTGTTCCTCGACCCGCCGTTCAACCAGAACCTGCTGCCGACCGTGTGTGCGCTGCTTGAAGAACGCCAATGGCTGGCGCCGGATGCGTGGATCTACACTGAAAGCGAGACCGCGCCTTCCACCCTGGGCCTGCCGGGTGCGTGGCGCCTGCACCGGGAGCAGAAGTCCGGTCGGGTGTATTACGCGTTGTGGCACCGTTTGGTCGAGTGA